The Microbacterium maritypicum genome contains a region encoding:
- a CDS encoding VOC family protein gives MSGLIPYLLFPGNAAEALRHYQSVFGGDLQLLDYATAGRHDGPGDAIAHGQLSGLVELAGADAGADDDAVQMGGMFLSLLGTADALTLTGWYDTLAADGRVIDALQKRTWGDYDGTLIDRYGIRWLIGFQPED, from the coding sequence ATGAGCGGACTGATCCCGTACCTGCTGTTCCCCGGCAACGCCGCAGAAGCGCTGCGTCACTACCAGTCGGTGTTCGGCGGCGACCTGCAGCTGCTCGACTACGCCACCGCGGGCCGGCACGACGGGCCGGGCGATGCGATCGCGCACGGGCAGCTGAGCGGACTGGTCGAGCTCGCCGGTGCGGATGCCGGTGCCGACGACGACGCTGTGCAGATGGGCGGTATGTTCCTCTCGCTCCTCGGCACGGCCGACGCGCTGACTCTGACCGGCTGGTACGACACGCTCGCGGCCGACGGACGCGTGATCGATGCGCTGCAGAAGCGTACGTGGGGTGACTACGACGGCACGCTCATCGACCGCTACGGCATCCGCTGGTTGATCGGCTTCCAGCCCGAGGACTGA
- a CDS encoding Bug family tripartite tricarboxylate transporter substrate binding protein has protein sequence MKNARIAPPARIGTWAAMAAVAALALTSCAGGSAATDDGGGESEAATITDVSIVVPADPGGGWDQTGRALSQVLTQDDLVASAPVTNVGGAGGTVGLAQLANEKDPNTLMVMGLVMVGAVETNASAVRIEDTTPIARLTDEPLVVVVPADSKYDTLEDLVEDIVDNGQSVTVTGGSAGGADHILAGLMLEEAGLDGAEIAEKLNYTPNSGGGEAVPLLIGGKVSAGISGVGEFAQHIESGALKALAVSSEEPVSQLPDVPTITEEGYDVVLTNWRGVIAPGGISDGEKDELVRVITELHESEAWTEQLETKGWTDAFLVGADFDEFLTGNIEEVTATLKNIGLVQ, from the coding sequence ATGAAGAACGCACGCATCGCACCCCCCGCCCGCATCGGAACGTGGGCCGCAATGGCCGCGGTCGCAGCCCTCGCCCTCACCTCGTGCGCCGGCGGCAGTGCCGCGACCGACGACGGCGGAGGGGAATCCGAAGCGGCTACGATCACCGACGTCTCGATCGTCGTCCCGGCCGACCCCGGCGGGGGATGGGACCAGACCGGACGAGCGCTGTCGCAGGTGCTCACCCAGGACGACCTCGTCGCCTCCGCCCCGGTGACCAACGTGGGTGGCGCCGGTGGCACGGTCGGCCTCGCTCAGCTCGCCAACGAGAAGGACCCGAACACCCTCATGGTGATGGGTCTGGTCATGGTCGGAGCAGTCGAGACCAACGCCTCGGCGGTGCGGATCGAGGACACCACCCCGATCGCCCGCCTGACGGACGAGCCGCTCGTCGTCGTCGTGCCGGCGGACTCGAAGTACGACACCCTCGAAGACCTCGTGGAGGACATCGTCGACAACGGTCAGTCGGTCACCGTCACGGGCGGGTCCGCGGGAGGCGCCGACCACATCCTCGCCGGGCTCATGCTCGAGGAGGCAGGGCTGGACGGTGCGGAGATCGCCGAGAAGCTGAACTACACCCCGAACTCCGGCGGCGGTGAGGCGGTTCCGCTGCTCATCGGCGGGAAGGTCTCCGCGGGCATCTCGGGTGTGGGCGAGTTCGCCCAGCACATCGAGAGCGGCGCGCTGAAGGCGCTGGCGGTGTCGAGCGAGGAGCCGGTGTCGCAGCTCCCCGACGTCCCGACCATCACGGAGGAAGGCTACGACGTCGTCCTGACGAACTGGCGCGGGGTGATCGCCCCCGGTGGGATCTCGGACGGAGAGAAGGACGAGCTGGTCCGTGTGATCACCGAGCTCCACGAGTCGGAGGCATGGACCGAGCAGCTGGAGACCAAGGGATGGACCGACGCGTTCCTGGTCGGTGCGGACTTCGACGAGTTCCTCACCGGGAACATCGAAGAGGTCACCGCGACGCTGAAGAACATCGGCCTGGTGCAGTGA
- a CDS encoding tripartite tricarboxylate transporter TctB family protein produces MTVPASSGTGEQGVRVDHGGRPARRTSSVPIGELVFAGIMVALGVFAVVGIFLIHVPVGMKAGPTVFPIFVSVILLASAVAVLIGVLRGERGGAEEAQDIDESLPTDWVTLAKLAGLVVAHLLLIEPLGWAPAAALLFGGVAWSLAAKRWWMAFLIGIAVALVIQVVFGGLLGLSLPWGPALGWLGRMF; encoded by the coding sequence ATGACGGTCCCCGCATCGTCGGGGACCGGGGAGCAGGGGGTGCGGGTCGACCACGGCGGTCGACCCGCACGCCGCACTTCCTCCGTCCCCATCGGCGAACTCGTGTTCGCCGGAATCATGGTCGCGCTCGGCGTCTTCGCCGTCGTCGGCATCTTCCTGATCCACGTCCCCGTCGGCATGAAAGCCGGCCCGACGGTCTTCCCGATCTTCGTCTCCGTCATCCTGCTCGCCTCCGCGGTCGCGGTCCTGATCGGGGTGCTGCGCGGCGAACGCGGCGGTGCGGAGGAGGCGCAGGACATCGATGAGAGCCTGCCGACCGACTGGGTCACCCTCGCCAAGCTGGCGGGTCTCGTCGTCGCCCACCTGCTCCTGATCGAGCCGCTCGGATGGGCGCCCGCGGCCGCCCTGCTGTTCGGCGGGGTCGCGTGGTCGCTCGCCGCCAAGCGCTGGTGGATGGCCTTCCTCATCGGGATCGCGGTCGCGCTCGTGATCCAGGTCGTCTTCGGCGGTCTGCTCGGCCTGTCGCTGCCCTGGGGTCCCGCTCTCGGCTGGCTCGGAAGGATGTTCTGA
- a CDS encoding sulfite exporter TauE/SafE family protein: protein MNDVQAPARGPRAYAAFIGIGLLAGLLSGLFGVGGGTVIVPLLVLLLHFDQRLAAGTSLAAIVPTASVGVISYATTGSVAWVPAIILAAGAVVGAQIGTRLLPRISQTALRWGFVGFLVVVIVSLFLVIPSRDAAFELSWLTGIALVGVGIGTGILAGLIGVGGGVIVVPVLMLAFGTSDLVAKGTSLLMMIPTAISGTVGNLRNRNVDLLAALIIGVSACTTTALGAWLATIVDPTLGNMLFAAYLVVIAVQMAIKAIRGRKRG from the coding sequence GTGAATGACGTACAGGCCCCCGCACGTGGGCCTCGTGCCTACGCGGCGTTCATCGGTATCGGCCTTCTCGCCGGCCTCCTCTCCGGACTCTTCGGCGTGGGCGGTGGCACGGTCATCGTCCCGCTGCTGGTGCTCCTGCTGCACTTCGATCAGCGCCTCGCGGCCGGGACCTCGCTCGCGGCGATCGTGCCCACGGCGAGCGTCGGCGTCATCTCCTACGCCACGACCGGTTCGGTGGCCTGGGTGCCCGCGATCATCCTCGCGGCGGGTGCCGTGGTGGGCGCGCAGATCGGCACACGGCTTCTGCCGCGCATCTCGCAGACGGCGTTGCGGTGGGGTTTCGTCGGCTTCCTGGTCGTCGTGATCGTCAGCCTCTTCCTGGTGATCCCCTCGCGCGACGCCGCGTTCGAACTCTCCTGGCTGACCGGCATCGCCCTCGTCGGCGTGGGAATCGGCACCGGAATCCTCGCGGGGCTGATCGGCGTCGGCGGTGGAGTGATCGTCGTACCCGTGCTGATGCTGGCCTTCGGTACGAGCGACCTGGTCGCCAAGGGCACCTCGCTGCTGATGATGATCCCCACCGCGATCTCCGGCACGGTGGGCAACCTCCGCAACCGCAACGTCGACCTGCTCGCGGCGCTGATCATCGGCGTCTCGGCCTGTACGACGACCGCGCTCGGCGCGTGGCTGGCCACGATCGTCGACCCGACGCTGGGCAACATGCTGTTCGCGGCATACCTGGTCGTGATCGCGGTGCAGATGGCGATCAAGGCGATCAGGGGCCGCAAGCGCGGCTGA
- a CDS encoding MaoC/PaaZ C-terminal domain-containing protein yields MGYTVGDVLAERTVHLTRESLVRYAGASGDFNPIHYRDDVAASVGLPGVLAHGMLTMGIASSVVVAALDPATRILDYGVRFTKPVVVDPVEGADITVVATVGAVDDEAARIDLKVTFGETTVLVKAQLRVAV; encoded by the coding sequence ATGGGCTACACCGTCGGAGACGTGCTCGCTGAGCGCACCGTGCACCTCACCCGCGAATCGCTCGTGCGTTACGCGGGGGCATCCGGAGACTTCAACCCGATCCACTACCGCGATGACGTGGCAGCGTCCGTGGGACTGCCCGGCGTGCTCGCGCACGGCATGCTCACGATGGGCATCGCCTCGTCGGTCGTCGTCGCGGCGCTCGACCCGGCCACCCGCATCCTCGACTACGGCGTGCGCTTCACCAAGCCCGTCGTCGTCGACCCCGTCGAGGGCGCTGACATCACCGTCGTCGCCACCGTCGGTGCTGTCGACGACGAGGCCGCGCGCATCGACCTCAAGGTCACGTTCGGCGAGACCACCGTGCTCGTCAAGGCGCAGCTGCGCGTCGCCGTCTGA
- a CDS encoding pyridoxal phosphate-dependent aminotransferase yields MTERAPLSRKLSAIAESATLKVDAKAKALKAEGKDVISYAAGEPDFATPQFIVDAAAEALADPASYRYTPAPGLPALREAIAAKTLRDSGLEVSPSQVIVTNGGKQSVYQAFQAVVNPGDEVLLPAPYWTTYPEAIRLADGTPVEVFAGADQEYKVTVEQLEAARTARTTALVFVSPSNPTGSVYTAEETKAIGEWALEHGIWIISDEIYQNLTYEGVKATSIVEAVPEVAGQTILVNGVAKTYAMTGWRVGWMVGPADAIKIAGNLQSHLTSNVNNVAQKAAIAALTGPQDEAEKMRQAFDRRRQLIVSELSKIDGLVVPNPLGAFYVYPDVQGLLGRTWGGVTPTTSLELADLILDQAEVAVVPGEAFGPSGYIRMSYALGDEQLLEGVQRLQRLFA; encoded by the coding sequence GTGACCGAACGCGCTCCTCTCTCCCGCAAGCTGTCCGCCATCGCCGAGTCCGCGACCCTCAAGGTCGACGCCAAGGCCAAGGCCCTCAAGGCCGAAGGCAAGGACGTCATCTCGTACGCCGCCGGCGAGCCCGACTTCGCGACGCCGCAGTTCATCGTGGATGCGGCGGCCGAGGCTCTGGCCGATCCCGCCAGCTACCGGTACACGCCGGCCCCGGGTCTTCCGGCGCTGCGCGAGGCTATCGCCGCGAAGACGCTGCGCGACTCCGGCCTCGAGGTCTCCCCCAGCCAGGTCATCGTCACCAACGGCGGTAAGCAGTCCGTCTACCAGGCCTTCCAGGCGGTGGTGAACCCCGGCGACGAGGTGCTGCTGCCCGCGCCGTACTGGACCACCTATCCCGAGGCCATCCGCCTCGCCGACGGCACCCCGGTCGAGGTCTTCGCGGGCGCCGACCAGGAGTACAAGGTCACGGTCGAGCAGCTCGAGGCCGCCCGCACCGCCCGCACCACCGCCCTCGTGTTCGTCTCGCCGTCGAACCCCACCGGCTCCGTCTACACCGCCGAGGAGACCAAGGCCATCGGCGAGTGGGCGCTGGAGCACGGCATCTGGATCATCAGCGACGAGATCTACCAGAACCTCACGTACGAGGGCGTCAAGGCCACCTCGATCGTCGAGGCCGTCCCCGAGGTCGCCGGTCAGACCATCCTGGTCAACGGCGTCGCGAAGACCTACGCCATGACCGGCTGGCGCGTGGGCTGGATGGTCGGCCCCGCCGACGCCATCAAGATCGCCGGCAACCTGCAGTCGCACCTCACCAGCAATGTGAACAACGTCGCCCAGAAGGCGGCGATCGCCGCCCTCACCGGTCCGCAGGACGAGGCCGAGAAGATGCGCCAGGCGTTCGACCGCCGCCGCCAGCTCATCGTCTCGGAGCTGTCGAAGATCGACGGCCTCGTGGTCCCGAACCCGCTCGGCGCGTTCTACGTGTACCCCGACGTGCAGGGCCTGCTCGGCCGCACCTGGGGCGGCGTGACGCCGACCACCTCGCTCGAGCTCGCCGACCTCATCCTCGACCAGGCCGAGGTCGCTGTCGTCCCCGGTGAGGCCTTCGGCCCGTCCGGCTACATCCGCATGTCGTACGCGCTCGGCGACGAGCAGCTGCTCGAGGGCGTCCAGCGCCTGCAGCGTCTGTTCGCCTGA
- a CDS encoding PAS domain-containing protein produces the protein MASKMTLRVQLLVLQALIVFLVTLATGIVAGAFQEHALRDAYKDRMQAVAQSIAALPTVHAAFDDAEPSVAIQPIAEVIREASDLAYVVVANDDGIRYSHPNPARIGEKVSTDPSIPLSGEVYVGTQTGTLGTSWRVKVPIRDDEGAVIGTASVGILESELNEEFSANLVWLISAMLAAAVLGVFGSAWVTSIIRRRIYRLEPHQIAALVKNQETTLHGLSEGVITVDDAGRITLVNDAAARFLDRDAADLDGELAAEVLGTELSTVLREGESAGRPVIVGSHVLVARSTGSEADRGGIGATLLLRDHTELHDVVRRVEAADAIIAFRQRLGLPKGLSAETLDRVSAALVARPDASATEIGVDLDISRVSARRYLEHLAASGRATRALDYATKGRPSTRYRASDAV, from the coding sequence GTGGCCTCGAAGATGACGCTCCGCGTGCAGCTGCTCGTGCTGCAGGCGCTGATCGTGTTCCTGGTGACCCTTGCGACCGGCATCGTGGCCGGCGCGTTCCAGGAGCACGCCCTCCGTGACGCCTACAAGGACCGGATGCAGGCCGTGGCCCAGTCGATCGCAGCGCTTCCCACCGTGCATGCGGCCTTCGACGACGCCGAGCCTTCCGTCGCGATCCAGCCCATCGCCGAGGTCATCCGCGAGGCGTCCGACCTCGCCTATGTGGTCGTGGCCAACGACGACGGCATCCGCTACTCGCACCCGAATCCGGCGCGCATCGGCGAGAAGGTCTCCACCGACCCGTCGATCCCGCTCTCGGGCGAGGTCTACGTCGGCACGCAGACCGGCACGCTCGGCACCTCCTGGCGGGTCAAGGTGCCCATCCGCGACGACGAGGGCGCCGTGATCGGCACCGCATCCGTCGGCATCCTGGAGTCAGAGCTCAACGAGGAGTTCTCGGCGAACCTGGTGTGGCTGATCTCGGCGATGCTGGCCGCGGCCGTGCTCGGGGTGTTCGGATCCGCATGGGTGACCTCGATCATCCGGCGGCGCATCTACCGACTCGAGCCGCATCAGATCGCCGCCCTGGTGAAGAACCAGGAGACCACGCTGCACGGCCTCAGCGAAGGTGTGATCACGGTGGACGACGCCGGACGGATCACGCTCGTGAACGATGCCGCCGCCCGTTTCCTGGACAGGGACGCCGCCGACCTCGACGGCGAGCTCGCCGCCGAAGTGCTGGGCACGGAGCTTTCGACCGTGCTGCGGGAGGGCGAGTCCGCCGGTCGGCCGGTGATCGTGGGATCGCACGTACTCGTGGCTCGCAGCACCGGGAGCGAGGCCGACCGTGGAGGAATCGGGGCCACGCTCCTGCTACGCGATCACACCGAGCTGCATGATGTGGTGCGACGAGTCGAGGCGGCTGACGCGATCATCGCCTTCCGGCAACGCCTCGGACTCCCCAAGGGGCTCAGCGCCGAGACACTCGACCGTGTCTCTGCGGCGCTCGTCGCACGCCCCGACGCCTCGGCCACCGAGATCGGTGTGGACCTGGACATCTCCCGGGTCAGTGCCAGGCGCTACCTCGAGCACCTCGCCGCATCGGGAAGGGCGACGCGCGCGCTCGACTACGCGACCAAGGGTCGCCCGAGCACCCGATACCGCGCCAGCGACGCCGTCTGA
- a CDS encoding FAS1-like dehydratase domain-containing protein: protein MAVNQELVGREFPPTAPYLVGREKVREFARAVFADAPQHTDVKAARAAGFSDVVAPPTFAMVIQDLTLQQLLGQEDSGIVLARTIHAEQRFAYTRPIVAGDELTAQLRVTGIRMMGGNAMITSEAEITDPAGAHVVTATSVLLVGAEPSADEGEAA from the coding sequence GTGGCAGTGAACCAAGAACTGGTCGGCCGGGAGTTCCCGCCGACGGCCCCGTACCTCGTCGGCCGCGAGAAGGTGCGCGAGTTCGCTCGTGCCGTCTTCGCCGACGCTCCTCAGCACACCGACGTCAAGGCGGCCCGCGCGGCCGGCTTCTCCGACGTCGTGGCGCCCCCGACCTTCGCGATGGTCATCCAGGACCTCACGCTCCAGCAGCTGCTGGGGCAGGAGGACTCCGGCATCGTGCTGGCGCGCACCATCCACGCCGAGCAGCGCTTCGCCTACACGCGCCCCATCGTCGCGGGCGACGAGCTCACCGCGCAGCTGCGCGTCACCGGCATCCGCATGATGGGCGGCAACGCGATGATCACCAGCGAGGCCGAGATCACCGATCCCGCGGGTGCCCATGTCGTCACCGCCACCAGCGTGCTGCTGGTCGGTGCCGAGCCGAGTGCGGATGAAGGAGAGGCGGCCTGA
- the ald gene encoding alanine dehydrogenase yields MKIGVPTEVKNNENRVSLTPAGADRLVREGHRVLVQSGAGLGSRITDDDYRAAGAEIVATAAEAWGEADLVIKVKEPIAQEYGFLRDDLTLFTYLHLAADRALTTALVEAGTTAVAYETVQLPDRSLPLLVPMSEIAGRLSVTMGSYSLLRSQGGRGMLLGGIAGTPRAKTVVIGGGVAGEHAAANALGLGSKVTVIDVALPRLRELEHRYGGALETRASSRYDIAEELKTADLVIGSVLIPGAAAPKLVTDDMVAAMKPGSVLVDIAIDQGGCFEGSRPTTHDDPTFAVHDSIYYCVANMPGAVPETATRALTNATLPYVSAIAGKGWELAASEDAALAAGLNVQGGRITLAAVAQAHGLDAG; encoded by the coding sequence ATGAAGATCGGCGTCCCCACCGAGGTCAAGAACAACGAGAACCGCGTCTCCCTCACCCCCGCCGGCGCCGACCGCCTGGTGCGCGAGGGCCACCGAGTGCTCGTGCAGTCCGGCGCCGGGCTCGGCTCGCGCATCACAGACGACGACTACCGCGCGGCCGGCGCCGAGATCGTGGCGACCGCCGCCGAAGCGTGGGGTGAGGCCGACCTGGTCATCAAGGTCAAGGAGCCGATCGCCCAGGAGTACGGCTTCCTGCGCGACGACCTCACCCTCTTCACCTACCTGCACCTCGCCGCCGACCGTGCGCTCACCACCGCGCTCGTCGAGGCGGGAACCACCGCCGTCGCCTACGAGACGGTGCAGCTGCCCGACCGCAGTCTGCCGCTGCTCGTGCCGATGAGCGAGATCGCCGGGCGCCTCTCGGTCACCATGGGCTCGTACTCGCTGCTGCGCTCGCAGGGCGGTCGCGGCATGCTGCTCGGCGGCATCGCCGGCACGCCGCGCGCCAAGACCGTCGTGATCGGCGGCGGTGTCGCGGGAGAGCACGCCGCGGCGAACGCGCTCGGGCTCGGCTCGAAGGTGACGGTGATCGACGTCGCCCTGCCGCGCCTGCGCGAGCTCGAGCACCGCTACGGCGGCGCCCTCGAGACGCGCGCGTCGAGCCGCTACGACATCGCCGAGGAGCTCAAGACCGCCGACCTCGTGATCGGCTCCGTGCTGATCCCGGGAGCTGCGGCCCCCAAGCTCGTGACCGACGACATGGTCGCCGCTATGAAGCCGGGCTCCGTGCTCGTCGACATCGCCATCGACCAGGGCGGATGCTTCGAGGGCTCGCGCCCCACGACCCACGACGACCCCACGTTCGCGGTGCACGACTCCATCTACTACTGCGTCGCGAACATGCCGGGCGCGGTTCCCGAGACGGCGACCCGTGCCCTGACCAACGCGACCCTCCCCTATGTCTCGGCGATCGCCGGGAAGGGCTGGGAGCTCGCGGCGTCCGAAGACGCGGCACTGGCTGCGGGTCTGAACGTGCAGGGCGGGCGCATCACGCTCGCGGCCGTCGCGCAGGCTCACGGTCTCGACGCCGGCTGA
- a CDS encoding Lrp/AsnC family transcriptional regulator yields the protein MLRMETTSQAPEPNTVRAPALDAIDARIVQLLTADGRMTNAELAARLGVAPSTAHTRLRALVDRGVITGFHASVDERMLGAGLQAIIGVTLRPSGRRESIVEFADRVRVLPPVIQLFFLGGDDDFLLHIAVADSSEMREFVLEHLSAQSSVASTRTSIVFDYHRNSVAASFR from the coding sequence ATGCTTCGTATGGAGACGACCTCACAGGCCCCGGAGCCGAACACCGTTCGGGCACCGGCCCTGGATGCGATCGATGCCAGGATCGTGCAGCTGCTCACGGCCGACGGGCGTATGACGAATGCCGAGCTCGCCGCACGTCTCGGCGTCGCGCCCTCGACGGCGCACACCCGGCTGCGCGCCCTCGTGGACCGCGGCGTGATCACGGGTTTCCACGCGAGTGTGGACGAGCGGATGCTGGGCGCAGGGCTCCAGGCGATCATCGGCGTCACGCTGCGTCCGAGCGGACGGCGGGAGAGCATCGTCGAGTTCGCGGATCGCGTGCGCGTGCTGCCTCCGGTGATCCAGCTGTTCTTCCTCGGCGGCGACGACGACTTCCTGCTGCACATCGCGGTCGCCGACTCATCCGAGATGCGCGAATTCGTGCTCGAGCACCTCTCGGCACAGAGCAGTGTCGCCTCGACCCGCACGAGCATCGTGTTCGACTACCACCGCAACTCGGTGGCCGCTTCGTTCCGCTGA
- a CDS encoding tripartite tricarboxylate transporter permease — protein MDSWTLLLEGFATALQPQYLAFAFLGVFVGTAVGVLPGIGPAMTVALLLPLTYTLDPAAALITFAGIYYGGMYGGSTTSILLNTPGESASIVTAIEGNKMARMGRGAAALATAAIGSFIAGTLATLGLTLLAPLLAQFAVNLGPADYVALIVIAFITVGALIGSSISRGMLSLGVGLFLGLVGTDWLSGQQRYTLGLPALSDGVDIVLVAVGLFAVGETFYIAARLRHGGVDVIPVTRGWRSWMTKADWRRSWKPWLRGTAIGFPIGTIPAGGADVATFLSYATERKLSKHRDEFGRGAIEGVAGPESANNAAAAGVLVPLLTLGLPTTATAAIILTAFQSYGIQPGPLLFESQSNLVWALIASLYIGNVILIVLNLPLAGMWVKLLQIPRPYLYAGILLFAVFGAYALHSSPTDIVILLIVGVLGYFMRRYGYPVAPLVVGMILGPMAEEQLRKALQLSQGDLSTLVMQPFAAIAYGVLALLIVGGLWLRRRQRRYEQALTASIALPMKADSEV, from the coding sequence ATGGACAGTTGGACCCTGCTCCTGGAGGGTTTCGCGACCGCGCTGCAGCCGCAGTACCTCGCGTTCGCCTTCCTCGGCGTCTTCGTCGGCACCGCGGTGGGAGTGCTCCCGGGCATCGGCCCCGCCATGACGGTGGCGCTGCTGCTTCCCCTCACCTACACGCTCGATCCCGCCGCCGCGCTGATCACCTTCGCGGGCATCTACTACGGGGGCATGTACGGCGGCTCGACGACGAGCATCCTCCTGAACACACCGGGGGAGTCGGCCTCGATAGTCACGGCGATCGAGGGCAACAAGATGGCCAGGATGGGGCGCGGTGCCGCCGCGCTCGCCACCGCGGCCATCGGGTCCTTCATCGCCGGCACCCTGGCGACGCTGGGGCTGACGCTGCTGGCTCCGCTGCTCGCGCAGTTCGCGGTGAACCTGGGACCGGCGGACTACGTCGCCCTCATCGTGATCGCGTTCATCACGGTCGGCGCGCTGATCGGCAGCTCGATCTCGCGCGGGATGCTCTCGCTCGGCGTCGGGTTGTTCCTCGGTCTCGTCGGCACCGACTGGCTCTCCGGACAGCAGCGCTACACGCTGGGGCTTCCCGCGTTGTCCGACGGCGTCGACATCGTCCTGGTGGCCGTCGGGCTGTTCGCGGTCGGGGAGACGTTCTACATCGCCGCCCGGTTGCGGCACGGCGGCGTCGACGTGATCCCCGTGACACGCGGGTGGCGCTCCTGGATGACCAAGGCCGATTGGCGGAGGTCATGGAAGCCCTGGCTGCGGGGCACGGCGATCGGCTTCCCGATCGGCACGATCCCGGCGGGCGGCGCCGACGTGGCCACATTCCTGTCCTATGCGACCGAGCGCAAGCTGTCGAAGCACCGCGACGAGTTCGGACGTGGCGCGATCGAAGGGGTCGCCGGTCCGGAGTCGGCCAACAACGCCGCCGCCGCCGGCGTGCTGGTGCCTCTGCTCACGCTCGGCCTGCCGACGACGGCGACCGCGGCGATCATCCTCACGGCGTTCCAGTCGTACGGCATCCAGCCGGGGCCGCTGCTGTTCGAGAGCCAGTCGAACCTGGTGTGGGCGCTCATCGCGAGCCTCTACATCGGCAACGTGATCCTGATCGTGCTGAACCTGCCGCTCGCGGGCATGTGGGTGAAGCTGCTGCAGATCCCGCGGCCGTACCTCTACGCCGGCATCCTGCTGTTCGCGGTGTTCGGGGCGTATGCGCTGCACAGCTCGCCGACGGACATCGTGATCCTGCTGATCGTCGGTGTCCTCGGGTACTTCATGCGCAGGTACGGATACCCGGTGGCACCGCTGGTGGTCGGGATGATCCTGGGGCCGATGGCCGAGGAGCAGCTGCGCAAGGCGCTGCAGCTGAGCCAGGGGGACCTGAGCACGCTGGTCATGCAGCCGTTCGCCGCGATCGCCTACGGCGTGCTCGCGCTGCTGATCGTCGGCGGACTGTGGCTGCGGCGTCGCCAGCGTCGGTACGAGCAGGCGCTGACCGCGTCGATCGCGCTGCCGATGAAGGCGGACTCCGAGGTCTGA
- a CDS encoding UDP-N-acetylmuramate dehydrogenase: MREIEPVRLAELTTLRTGAAPEQMFEATTTAGLVEALRETWARGDEWFVLGGGSNLFVGDEPFEGTVIRVRTEGIEELPSPHQGRIRLRAQAGHGWDDLVAYAVAHGYAGLEAMSGIPGTVGAAPVQNIGAYGQEIQETLVEVELIDESTGEISTVPAAELGLGFRTSVLKHHHGSVPLRRAVILSVTVDLLIAGERVVRGEQLRRALGLTDETPVPLGWVRERILATRASKGMLLDADDPDTHGVGSFFQNAIVTAAVARALPTECPRWPVAPDLDAVTVIPLASYDGMVPTSKPATVSDVKVSAAWLIEQAGIRKGFKLPRSRASVSTKHALALTNRGGATAGEVAELARFIQSRVHAEFGLVLQPEPVLVGVDL; this comes from the coding sequence ATGCGGGAGATCGAGCCGGTCCGACTCGCGGAGCTGACCACGCTGCGCACGGGTGCGGCGCCGGAGCAGATGTTCGAGGCGACGACGACCGCCGGCCTGGTCGAAGCCCTGCGCGAGACGTGGGCGCGCGGTGACGAGTGGTTCGTGCTCGGCGGCGGCTCCAACCTCTTCGTGGGCGACGAGCCTTTCGAGGGCACCGTCATCCGCGTCCGCACCGAAGGCATCGAAGAGCTGCCGTCACCGCATCAGGGACGCATCCGTCTGCGCGCGCAGGCCGGACACGGCTGGGACGACCTGGTCGCCTATGCCGTCGCCCACGGCTACGCGGGCCTCGAGGCGATGAGCGGGATCCCCGGCACGGTAGGCGCCGCCCCCGTGCAGAACATCGGCGCCTACGGGCAGGAGATCCAGGAGACGCTGGTCGAGGTCGAGCTGATCGACGAGTCGACCGGAGAGATCTCGACGGTTCCCGCCGCCGAGCTCGGACTCGGCTTCCGCACCTCGGTGCTCAAGCACCACCACGGGAGTGTGCCGCTGCGCCGTGCCGTGATCCTCTCCGTGACCGTCGACCTGCTCATCGCGGGTGAGCGCGTGGTGCGCGGCGAGCAGCTGCGTCGGGCGCTGGGCCTGACCGATGAGACGCCCGTTCCGCTGGGGTGGGTGCGCGAGCGCATCCTCGCGACCCGGGCGTCGAAGGGGATGCTGCTCGACGCGGACGACCCCGACACGCATGGCGTCGGCTCCTTCTTCCAGAACGCGATCGTGACGGCGGCGGTGGCCAGGGCGCTGCCCACGGAGTGCCCGCGCTGGCCGGTCGCCCCCGACCTCGATGCGGTGACCGTGATCCCGCTCGCCTCGTACGACGGAATGGTTCCGACGTCGAAGCCCGCGACCGTCTCCGACGTCAAGGTGAGCGCGGCCTGGCTCATCGAGCAGGCGGGTATCCGCAAGGGGTTCAAGCTTCCGCGCTCACGAGCATCGGTGTCGACCAAGCACGCGCTCGCGCTGACCAACCGCGGCGGCGCGACCGCCGGCGAGGTCGCCGAGCTGGCACGGTTCATCCAGAGCAGGGTGCACGCCGAATTCGGCCTCGTGCTGCAGCCGGAACCGGTGCTCGTCGGCGTCGACCTGTAG